From one Rosa rugosa chromosome 4, drRosRugo1.1, whole genome shotgun sequence genomic stretch:
- the LOC133742061 gene encoding uncharacterized protein LOC133742061 isoform X3 → MATNPLDSALTASTISDSDKAWHLLALLLSLGRRTPPSELAARCTAFPATTHLVRRLCSVANSPLSLSDDLYVTPSLLAVTALAESVSCSGAAAGALRTYSGKRKRVVLDCGFVPSAKRRLIVDFENVYEEKGARKSVVISPPKIHFHMTDYLSRKINMLPSDVAVGLNKPMFSSPLFIEYSAEPSSGGVKNIDNVEDQMETDLTLQRNINKTVMACVDDLEPTVPTVSEDLVLYEEANMHEIDSLAKSYLEKSKESILSPMLDENVSGSCKVANSTILEDERIVADSEEELLVDPGNHNGERENTSHPQTAVSDKLPGIDSRRLEEEDYEDTIPLRKRLIRILETRVKLPVTDFSVAEKQLLQPFEKVSKDLVLYERANMHEKTKESIISPALDESVSGSRKVTNATILEDERTVGNHEEELFIDPGNPNGETENLSQTFAAVSDKQPGTGSRSLKEQDFEDTIPLHKERHENQTICVATDLSSPKVSNDLVLYEGADMHEIDIQGNSYQEKIKESIMPESVSGNCKGTNATILEDKRIVGDAEEGLLVNPGNPIGETEILYQSYTNVSDKLAGIDFRRLNEDDYEDTTPVNKSLMTRNETQTTCPATEFYVPQKQLLKSSATMKAMNKDKISSRLQSLYSCSLEQDQTVATPKVNLHHKMDQKTNSMVHKSKQNCGDMHINERKRRYKSISSKDQPEKKELPNFDSYMVEEEEGSGGYGTVYRARSKNDRTRVAIKCPHANAHKSHVNNELRMLERFGGKNFVIKYEGCIKNGNSSCFVLQHVEHDRPEVLKKEIDVCELRWYGYCLFRALASLHKQGIVHRDVKPGNFLFSRKANKGYLIDFNLSMDLHQKYGNNSKSRGGFDVSSNDEKLMTAKNLPPITLRKLPSGKSLLTANGETSKGLKSTFDMKDLKKMAFSQMKANNDSGSRKVIKSQGADGSGITSVKDVTSTRTPSAERMREPLPCQGRKELISLVQEARESPNHEASSISALMRKRVPAPPVNVDGKLFHVTPMPMHSTTSGIGGGPCLIRSRGLGKHKEGPCAGTKGFRAPEVLFRSPHQGPKIDIWSAGVTLLYLLIGRTPFLGEPELNIKDIAKLRGSEDLWEVAKLHDRESSFPVELYSTDCLPSIKLKEWCRMNTKRPEFFEQIPRPLFDLVDKCLMVNPRVRLSAEEALKHEFFAPCHEELRKHRLQRQVL, encoded by the exons ATGGCAACTAACCCACTCGACTCAGCCCTCACCGCCTCAACCATCTCCGACTCCGACAAGGCTTGGCACCTCCTCGCCCTCCTCTTATCTCTCGGCCGCCGCACCCCGCCCTCCGAGCTCGCCGCCCGATGCACGGCGTTCCCGGCAACTACTCATTTGGTCCGACGCCTTTGCTCCGTCGCCAATTCGCCGCTCTCCTTGTCCGACGATCTATACGTCACGCCGTCTCTACTCGCCGTAACCGCTCTCGCGGAGTCCGTTTCATGTTCCGGCGCCGCCGCCGGTGCACTGAGAACCTACTCAGGGAAGAGGAAGCGCGTCGTTTTGGATTGCGGATTTGTGCCCTCGGCCAAACGGAGATTGATTGTGGATTTTGAAAATG TATATGAAGAGAAAGGAGCGCGGAAATCAGTCGTAATTTCTCCTCCAAAG ATACATTTTCATATGACTGACTACCTCagcagaaaaataaatatgCTACCAAGTGATGTGGCTGTGGGGTTGAATAAACCGATGTTCAGTTCTCCATTATTTATTGAATATAGTGCTGAGCCATCCAGTGGTGGAGTGAAGAACATTGATAATGTAGAAGATCAAATGGAGACCGATCTAACTCTGCAAAGGAACATTAACAAAACAGTTATGGCCTGTGTAGATGATTTAGAGCCAACTGTTCCAACAGTGTCAGAAGATTTAGTACTTTATGAAGAAGCTAACATGCACGAGATAGATAGCTTGGCCAAATCTTACCTAGAGAAAAGTAAAGAAAGCATTTTGTCACCTATGCTGGATGAGAATGTTAGCGGTAGTTGTAAAGTTGCAAATTCTACAATCCTTGAAGATGAAAGAATTGTGGCAGATTCGGAGGAAGAATTGTTAGTAGATCCAGGCAACCACAACGGTGAAAGAGAAAACACGTCCCACCCACAAACTGCTGTCTCTGATAAGCTGCCTGGAATCGACTCCAGAAGATTAGAAGAGGAGGACTATGAAGACACAATACCTTTGAGAAAAAGGCTTATAAGAATACTTGAGACCCGAGTCAAACTTCCAGTTACTGATTTCTCTGTTGCTGAAAAGCAATTGTTGCAGCCATTTGAAAAGGTGTCCAAGGATTTAGTACTCTATGAAAGAGCTAACATGCATGAGAAAACCAAAGAAAGCATAATCTCACCAGCTTTGGATGAGAGTGTTAGCGGTAGTCGTAAAGTTACAAACGCTACAATTCTTGAAGATGAAAGAACTGTGGGAAATCATGAGGAAGAACTGTTCATAGATCCTGGCAACCCTAATGGAGAGACTGAGAATCTATCACAGACATTTGCTGCTGTTTCTGATAAGCAGCCTGGAACAGGCTCCAGAAGCTTAAAAGAGCAGGATTTTGAAGATACGATACCATTGCATAAAGAGCGACATGAGAACCAAACCATTTGTGTGGCCACTGATCTCTCCTCTCCTAAGGTGTCCAATGATTTAGTACTCTATGAAGGAGCTGACATGCATGAGATAGATATCCAGGGAAACTCTTACcaagagaaaatcaaagaaAGCATAATGCCAGAGAGTGTTAGTGGTAACTGTAAAGGTACAAATGCTACAATCCTTGAAGATAAACGAATTGTGGGAGATGCAGAGGAAGGATTGTTAGTAAATCCTGGCAACCCTATTGGAGAAACAGAAATTCTATACCAGTCATATACTAATGTTTCTGACAAGCTGGCTGGAATTGACTTCAGAAGATTGAATGAGGATGATTATGAAGATACAACACCTGTGAATAAAAGTCTTATGACAAGAAATGAGACCCAAACCACCTGTCCTGCTACTGAATTCTATGTTCCTCAAAAGCAGTTGTTGAAGTCCTCTGCAACAATGAAGGCCATGAACAAGGATAAAATATCTTCAAGATTGCAATCTCTATATAGTTGTAGTCTAGAGCAAGATCAGACTGTTGCCACTCCCAAAGTGAACCTCCACCATAAAATGGATCAGAAGACAAATAGCATGGTACACAAATCAAAGCAGAATTGTGGTGACATGCATATTAATGAAAGAAAGAGACGATACAAATCTATTTCCTCTAAG GATCAGCCAGAGAAAAAAGAACTTCCAAATTTTGATTCTTATatggtagaagaagaagaaggttcaG GTGGTTATGGCACTGTTTACAGGGCGAGGAGTAAGAATGACAGGACAAGGGTTGCCATTAAGT GTCCACATGCTAATGCTCATAAGAGCCATGTTAACAATGAGTTGAGAATGCTGGAAAGGTTTGG GGGGAAGAACTTTGTGATCAAATATGAAGGCTGTATCAAGAATGGAAATTCAAGTTGCTTTGTATTACAGCATGTTGAGCATGATAGGCCTGAG GTTTTAAAGAAAGAGATAGATGTTTGTGAGCTCCGGTGGTATGGATATTGCTTGTTTAGAGCACTTGCAAGCCTTCATAAGCAG GGAATCGTACATAGAGATGTTAAACCCGGCAATTTCCTTTTCTCTCGTAAGGCCAACAAGGGTTACCTTATTGATTTCAATCTATCCATG GACTTGCATCAGAAGTATGGAAATAATA GTAAGTCAAGAGGGGGATTTGATGTAAGCAGCAATGATGAGAAGCTTATGACTGCAAAAAATTTACCTCCAATCACACTTAGGAAGTTGccaagtggtaaatctttactAACAGCCAATGGAGAGACCTCAAAAGGTTTGAAATCCACTTTTGATATGAAGGATCTAAAAAAGATGGCTTTCAGCCAAATGAAGGCCAATAATGATTCGGGTAGTAGGAAGGTAATCAAAAGTCAGGGTGCAGATGGCTCAGGCATAACGTCAGTAAAGGATGTTACAAGTACCAGAACTCCTTCGGCAGAAAGGATGAGAGAACCTTTGCCATGCCAAGGAAGGAAAGAACTGATCAGCCTAGTACAGGAAGCAAGGGAGAGTCCAAATCATGAGGCATCAAGTATTTCAGCTCTTATGAGAAAGAGGGTTCCTGCCCCTCCCGTAAATGTTGATGGCAAGCTTTTCCATGTCACTCCGATGCCTATGCACTCAACTACCAGTGGTATTGGTGGTGGTCCATGCTTGATAAGAAGCAGAG GTCTTGGAAAACATAAAGAAGGCCCTTGTGCTGGAACAAAAGGCTTCAGGGCTCCAGAG GTTCTCTTCAGATCTCCACATCAAGGCCCCAAAATTGATATCTGGTCTGCCGGAGTCACGCTACTCTACTTGTTGATTGGCAGAACACCCTTCCTTGGTGAACCTGAACT GAACATCAAGGATATAGCAAAGCTGAGAGGCAGTGAAGATTTATGGGAAGTTGCCAAGCTACACGACCGTGAATCCTCATTTCCAGTG GAGCTCTATAGTACAGATTGTTTGCCCTCTATTAAACTAAAGGAGTGGTGTAGAATGAACACAAAGAGACCGGAGTTCTTTGAGCAAATCCCAAGACCCCTTTTCGATCTTGTGGATAAATGCTTGATGGTGAACCCTAGGGTTAGATTGAGTGCAGAGGAAGCGCTTAAACATGAGTTTTTCGCTCCATGCCATGAAGAACTGAGAAAGCACAGGCTTCAAAGGCAGGTATTATAG
- the LOC133742061 gene encoding uncharacterized protein LOC133742061 isoform X1: MATNPLDSALTASTISDSDKAWHLLALLLSLGRRTPPSELAARCTAFPATTHLVRRLCSVANSPLSLSDDLYVTPSLLAVTALAESVSCSGAAAGALRTYSGKRKRVVLDCGFVPSAKRRLIVDFENVYEEKGARKSVVISPPKIHFHMTDYLSRKINMLPSDVAVGLNKPMFSSPLFIEYSAEPSSGGVKNIDNVEDQMETDLTLQRNINKTVMACVDDLEPTVPTVSEDLVLYEEANMHEIDSLAKSYLEKSKESILSPMLDENVSGSCKVANSTILEDERIVADSEEELLVDPGNHNGERENTSHPQTAVSDKLPGIDSRRLEEEDYEDTIPLRKRLIRILETRVKLPVTDFSVAEKQLLQPFEKVSKDLVLYERANMHEKTKESIISPALDESVSGSRKVTNATILEDERTVGNHEEELFIDPGNPNGETENLSQTFAAVSDKQPGTGSRSLKEQDFEDTIPLHKERHENQTICVATDLSSPKVSNDLVLYEGADMHEIDIQGNSYQEKIKESIMPESVSGNCKGTNATILEDKRIVGDAEEGLLVNPGNPIGETEILYQSYTNVSDKLAGIDFRRLNEDDYEDTTPVNKSLMTRNETQTTCPATEFYVPQKQLLKSSATMKAMNKDKISSRLQSLYSCSLEQDQTVATPKVNLHHKMDQKTNSMVHKSKQNCGDMHINERKRRYKSISSKPEKKELPNFDSYMVEEEEGSGGYGTVYRARSKNDRTRVAIKCPHANAHKSHVNNELRMLERFGGKNFVIKYEGCIKNGNSSCFVLQHVEHDRPEVLKKEIDVCELRWYGYCLFRALASLHKQGIVHRDVKPGNFLFSRKANKGYLIDFNLSMDLHQKYGNNSKSRGGFDVSSNDEKLMTAKNLPPITLRKLPSGKSLLTANGETSKGLKSTFDMKDLKKMAFSQMKANNDSGSRKVIKSQGADGSGITSVKDVTSTRTPSAERMREPLPCQGRKELISLVQEARESPNHEASSISALMRKRVPAPPVNVDGKLFHVTPMPMHSTTSGIGGGPCLIRSRGLGKHKEGPCAGTKGFRAPEVLFRSPHQGPKIDIWSAGVTLLYLLIGRTPFLGEPELNIKDIAKLRGSEDLWEVAKLHDRESSFPVELYSTDCLPSIKLKEWCRMNTKRPEFFEQIPRPLFDLVDKCLMVNPRVRLSAEEALKHEFFAPCHEELRKHRLQRQVL; this comes from the exons ATGGCAACTAACCCACTCGACTCAGCCCTCACCGCCTCAACCATCTCCGACTCCGACAAGGCTTGGCACCTCCTCGCCCTCCTCTTATCTCTCGGCCGCCGCACCCCGCCCTCCGAGCTCGCCGCCCGATGCACGGCGTTCCCGGCAACTACTCATTTGGTCCGACGCCTTTGCTCCGTCGCCAATTCGCCGCTCTCCTTGTCCGACGATCTATACGTCACGCCGTCTCTACTCGCCGTAACCGCTCTCGCGGAGTCCGTTTCATGTTCCGGCGCCGCCGCCGGTGCACTGAGAACCTACTCAGGGAAGAGGAAGCGCGTCGTTTTGGATTGCGGATTTGTGCCCTCGGCCAAACGGAGATTGATTGTGGATTTTGAAAATG TATATGAAGAGAAAGGAGCGCGGAAATCAGTCGTAATTTCTCCTCCAAAG ATACATTTTCATATGACTGACTACCTCagcagaaaaataaatatgCTACCAAGTGATGTGGCTGTGGGGTTGAATAAACCGATGTTCAGTTCTCCATTATTTATTGAATATAGTGCTGAGCCATCCAGTGGTGGAGTGAAGAACATTGATAATGTAGAAGATCAAATGGAGACCGATCTAACTCTGCAAAGGAACATTAACAAAACAGTTATGGCCTGTGTAGATGATTTAGAGCCAACTGTTCCAACAGTGTCAGAAGATTTAGTACTTTATGAAGAAGCTAACATGCACGAGATAGATAGCTTGGCCAAATCTTACCTAGAGAAAAGTAAAGAAAGCATTTTGTCACCTATGCTGGATGAGAATGTTAGCGGTAGTTGTAAAGTTGCAAATTCTACAATCCTTGAAGATGAAAGAATTGTGGCAGATTCGGAGGAAGAATTGTTAGTAGATCCAGGCAACCACAACGGTGAAAGAGAAAACACGTCCCACCCACAAACTGCTGTCTCTGATAAGCTGCCTGGAATCGACTCCAGAAGATTAGAAGAGGAGGACTATGAAGACACAATACCTTTGAGAAAAAGGCTTATAAGAATACTTGAGACCCGAGTCAAACTTCCAGTTACTGATTTCTCTGTTGCTGAAAAGCAATTGTTGCAGCCATTTGAAAAGGTGTCCAAGGATTTAGTACTCTATGAAAGAGCTAACATGCATGAGAAAACCAAAGAAAGCATAATCTCACCAGCTTTGGATGAGAGTGTTAGCGGTAGTCGTAAAGTTACAAACGCTACAATTCTTGAAGATGAAAGAACTGTGGGAAATCATGAGGAAGAACTGTTCATAGATCCTGGCAACCCTAATGGAGAGACTGAGAATCTATCACAGACATTTGCTGCTGTTTCTGATAAGCAGCCTGGAACAGGCTCCAGAAGCTTAAAAGAGCAGGATTTTGAAGATACGATACCATTGCATAAAGAGCGACATGAGAACCAAACCATTTGTGTGGCCACTGATCTCTCCTCTCCTAAGGTGTCCAATGATTTAGTACTCTATGAAGGAGCTGACATGCATGAGATAGATATCCAGGGAAACTCTTACcaagagaaaatcaaagaaAGCATAATGCCAGAGAGTGTTAGTGGTAACTGTAAAGGTACAAATGCTACAATCCTTGAAGATAAACGAATTGTGGGAGATGCAGAGGAAGGATTGTTAGTAAATCCTGGCAACCCTATTGGAGAAACAGAAATTCTATACCAGTCATATACTAATGTTTCTGACAAGCTGGCTGGAATTGACTTCAGAAGATTGAATGAGGATGATTATGAAGATACAACACCTGTGAATAAAAGTCTTATGACAAGAAATGAGACCCAAACCACCTGTCCTGCTACTGAATTCTATGTTCCTCAAAAGCAGTTGTTGAAGTCCTCTGCAACAATGAAGGCCATGAACAAGGATAAAATATCTTCAAGATTGCAATCTCTATATAGTTGTAGTCTAGAGCAAGATCAGACTGTTGCCACTCCCAAAGTGAACCTCCACCATAAAATGGATCAGAAGACAAATAGCATGGTACACAAATCAAAGCAGAATTGTGGTGACATGCATATTAATGAAAGAAAGAGACGATACAAATCTATTTCCTCTAAG CCAGAGAAAAAAGAACTTCCAAATTTTGATTCTTATatggtagaagaagaagaaggttcaG GTGGTTATGGCACTGTTTACAGGGCGAGGAGTAAGAATGACAGGACAAGGGTTGCCATTAAGT GTCCACATGCTAATGCTCATAAGAGCCATGTTAACAATGAGTTGAGAATGCTGGAAAGGTTTGG GGGGAAGAACTTTGTGATCAAATATGAAGGCTGTATCAAGAATGGAAATTCAAGTTGCTTTGTATTACAGCATGTTGAGCATGATAGGCCTGAG GTTTTAAAGAAAGAGATAGATGTTTGTGAGCTCCGGTGGTATGGATATTGCTTGTTTAGAGCACTTGCAAGCCTTCATAAGCAG GGAATCGTACATAGAGATGTTAAACCCGGCAATTTCCTTTTCTCTCGTAAGGCCAACAAGGGTTACCTTATTGATTTCAATCTATCCATG GACTTGCATCAGAAGTATGGAAATAATA GTAAGTCAAGAGGGGGATTTGATGTAAGCAGCAATGATGAGAAGCTTATGACTGCAAAAAATTTACCTCCAATCACACTTAGGAAGTTGccaagtggtaaatctttactAACAGCCAATGGAGAGACCTCAAAAGGTTTGAAATCCACTTTTGATATGAAGGATCTAAAAAAGATGGCTTTCAGCCAAATGAAGGCCAATAATGATTCGGGTAGTAGGAAGGTAATCAAAAGTCAGGGTGCAGATGGCTCAGGCATAACGTCAGTAAAGGATGTTACAAGTACCAGAACTCCTTCGGCAGAAAGGATGAGAGAACCTTTGCCATGCCAAGGAAGGAAAGAACTGATCAGCCTAGTACAGGAAGCAAGGGAGAGTCCAAATCATGAGGCATCAAGTATTTCAGCTCTTATGAGAAAGAGGGTTCCTGCCCCTCCCGTAAATGTTGATGGCAAGCTTTTCCATGTCACTCCGATGCCTATGCACTCAACTACCAGTGGTATTGGTGGTGGTCCATGCTTGATAAGAAGCAGAG GTCTTGGAAAACATAAAGAAGGCCCTTGTGCTGGAACAAAAGGCTTCAGGGCTCCAGAG GTTCTCTTCAGATCTCCACATCAAGGCCCCAAAATTGATATCTGGTCTGCCGGAGTCACGCTACTCTACTTGTTGATTGGCAGAACACCCTTCCTTGGTGAACCTGAACT GAACATCAAGGATATAGCAAAGCTGAGAGGCAGTGAAGATTTATGGGAAGTTGCCAAGCTACACGACCGTGAATCCTCATTTCCAGTG GAGCTCTATAGTACAGATTGTTTGCCCTCTATTAAACTAAAGGAGTGGTGTAGAATGAACACAAAGAGACCGGAGTTCTTTGAGCAAATCCCAAGACCCCTTTTCGATCTTGTGGATAAATGCTTGATGGTGAACCCTAGGGTTAGATTGAGTGCAGAGGAAGCGCTTAAACATGAGTTTTTCGCTCCATGCCATGAAGAACTGAGAAAGCACAGGCTTCAAAGGCAGGTATTATAG
- the LOC133742061 gene encoding uncharacterized protein LOC133742061 isoform X2, producing MATNPLDSALTASTISDSDKAWHLLALLLSLGRRTPPSELAARCTAFPATTHLVRRLCSVANSPLSLSDDLYVTPSLLAVTALAESVSCSGAAAGALRTYSGKRKRVVLDCGFVPSAKRRLIVDFENVYEEKGARKSVVISPPKIHFHMTDYLSRKINMLPSDVAVGLNKPMFSSPLFIEYSAEPSSGGVKNIDNVEDQMETDLTLQRNINKTVMACVDDLEPTVPTVSEDLVLYEEANMHEIDSLAKSYLEKSKESILSPMLDENVSGSCKVANSTILEDERIVADSEEELLVDPGNHNGERENTSHPQTAVSDKLPGIDSRRLEEEDYEDTIPLRKRLIRILETRVKLPVTDFSVAEKQLLQPFEKVSKDLVLYERANMHEKTKESIISPALDESVSGSRKVTNATILEDERTVGNHEEELFIDPGNPNGETENLSQTFAAVSDKQPGTGSRSLKEQDFEDTIPLHKERHENQTICVATDLSSPKVSNDLVLYEGADMHEIDIQGNSYQEKIKESIMPESVSGNCKGTNATILEDKRIVGDAEEGLLVNPGNPIGETEILYQSYTNVSDKLAGIDFRRLNEDDYEDTTPVNKSLMTRNETQTTCPATEFYVPQKQLLKSSATMKAMNKDKISSRLQSLYSCSLEQDQTVATPKVNLHHKMDQKTNSMVHKSKQNCGDMHINERKRRYKSISSKDQPEKKELPNFDSYMVEEEEGSGGYGTVYRARSKNDRTRVAIKCPHANAHKSHVNNELRMLERFGGKNFVIKYEGCIKNGNSSCFVLQHVEHDRPEVLKKEIDVCELRWYGYCLFRALASLHKQGIVHRDVKPGNFLFSRKANKGYLIDFNLSMDLHQKYGNNSKSRGGFDVSSNDEKLMTAKNLPPITLRKLPSGKSLLTANGETSKDGSGITSVKDVTSTRTPSAERMREPLPCQGRKELISLVQEARESPNHEASSISALMRKRVPAPPVNVDGKLFHVTPMPMHSTTSGIGGGPCLIRSRGLGKHKEGPCAGTKGFRAPEVLFRSPHQGPKIDIWSAGVTLLYLLIGRTPFLGEPELNIKDIAKLRGSEDLWEVAKLHDRESSFPVELYSTDCLPSIKLKEWCRMNTKRPEFFEQIPRPLFDLVDKCLMVNPRVRLSAEEALKHEFFAPCHEELRKHRLQRQVL from the exons ATGGCAACTAACCCACTCGACTCAGCCCTCACCGCCTCAACCATCTCCGACTCCGACAAGGCTTGGCACCTCCTCGCCCTCCTCTTATCTCTCGGCCGCCGCACCCCGCCCTCCGAGCTCGCCGCCCGATGCACGGCGTTCCCGGCAACTACTCATTTGGTCCGACGCCTTTGCTCCGTCGCCAATTCGCCGCTCTCCTTGTCCGACGATCTATACGTCACGCCGTCTCTACTCGCCGTAACCGCTCTCGCGGAGTCCGTTTCATGTTCCGGCGCCGCCGCCGGTGCACTGAGAACCTACTCAGGGAAGAGGAAGCGCGTCGTTTTGGATTGCGGATTTGTGCCCTCGGCCAAACGGAGATTGATTGTGGATTTTGAAAATG TATATGAAGAGAAAGGAGCGCGGAAATCAGTCGTAATTTCTCCTCCAAAG ATACATTTTCATATGACTGACTACCTCagcagaaaaataaatatgCTACCAAGTGATGTGGCTGTGGGGTTGAATAAACCGATGTTCAGTTCTCCATTATTTATTGAATATAGTGCTGAGCCATCCAGTGGTGGAGTGAAGAACATTGATAATGTAGAAGATCAAATGGAGACCGATCTAACTCTGCAAAGGAACATTAACAAAACAGTTATGGCCTGTGTAGATGATTTAGAGCCAACTGTTCCAACAGTGTCAGAAGATTTAGTACTTTATGAAGAAGCTAACATGCACGAGATAGATAGCTTGGCCAAATCTTACCTAGAGAAAAGTAAAGAAAGCATTTTGTCACCTATGCTGGATGAGAATGTTAGCGGTAGTTGTAAAGTTGCAAATTCTACAATCCTTGAAGATGAAAGAATTGTGGCAGATTCGGAGGAAGAATTGTTAGTAGATCCAGGCAACCACAACGGTGAAAGAGAAAACACGTCCCACCCACAAACTGCTGTCTCTGATAAGCTGCCTGGAATCGACTCCAGAAGATTAGAAGAGGAGGACTATGAAGACACAATACCTTTGAGAAAAAGGCTTATAAGAATACTTGAGACCCGAGTCAAACTTCCAGTTACTGATTTCTCTGTTGCTGAAAAGCAATTGTTGCAGCCATTTGAAAAGGTGTCCAAGGATTTAGTACTCTATGAAAGAGCTAACATGCATGAGAAAACCAAAGAAAGCATAATCTCACCAGCTTTGGATGAGAGTGTTAGCGGTAGTCGTAAAGTTACAAACGCTACAATTCTTGAAGATGAAAGAACTGTGGGAAATCATGAGGAAGAACTGTTCATAGATCCTGGCAACCCTAATGGAGAGACTGAGAATCTATCACAGACATTTGCTGCTGTTTCTGATAAGCAGCCTGGAACAGGCTCCAGAAGCTTAAAAGAGCAGGATTTTGAAGATACGATACCATTGCATAAAGAGCGACATGAGAACCAAACCATTTGTGTGGCCACTGATCTCTCCTCTCCTAAGGTGTCCAATGATTTAGTACTCTATGAAGGAGCTGACATGCATGAGATAGATATCCAGGGAAACTCTTACcaagagaaaatcaaagaaAGCATAATGCCAGAGAGTGTTAGTGGTAACTGTAAAGGTACAAATGCTACAATCCTTGAAGATAAACGAATTGTGGGAGATGCAGAGGAAGGATTGTTAGTAAATCCTGGCAACCCTATTGGAGAAACAGAAATTCTATACCAGTCATATACTAATGTTTCTGACAAGCTGGCTGGAATTGACTTCAGAAGATTGAATGAGGATGATTATGAAGATACAACACCTGTGAATAAAAGTCTTATGACAAGAAATGAGACCCAAACCACCTGTCCTGCTACTGAATTCTATGTTCCTCAAAAGCAGTTGTTGAAGTCCTCTGCAACAATGAAGGCCATGAACAAGGATAAAATATCTTCAAGATTGCAATCTCTATATAGTTGTAGTCTAGAGCAAGATCAGACTGTTGCCACTCCCAAAGTGAACCTCCACCATAAAATGGATCAGAAGACAAATAGCATGGTACACAAATCAAAGCAGAATTGTGGTGACATGCATATTAATGAAAGAAAGAGACGATACAAATCTATTTCCTCTAAG GATCAGCCAGAGAAAAAAGAACTTCCAAATTTTGATTCTTATatggtagaagaagaagaaggttcaG GTGGTTATGGCACTGTTTACAGGGCGAGGAGTAAGAATGACAGGACAAGGGTTGCCATTAAGT GTCCACATGCTAATGCTCATAAGAGCCATGTTAACAATGAGTTGAGAATGCTGGAAAGGTTTGG GGGGAAGAACTTTGTGATCAAATATGAAGGCTGTATCAAGAATGGAAATTCAAGTTGCTTTGTATTACAGCATGTTGAGCATGATAGGCCTGAG GTTTTAAAGAAAGAGATAGATGTTTGTGAGCTCCGGTGGTATGGATATTGCTTGTTTAGAGCACTTGCAAGCCTTCATAAGCAG GGAATCGTACATAGAGATGTTAAACCCGGCAATTTCCTTTTCTCTCGTAAGGCCAACAAGGGTTACCTTATTGATTTCAATCTATCCATG GACTTGCATCAGAAGTATGGAAATAATA GTAAGTCAAGAGGGGGATTTGATGTAAGCAGCAATGATGAGAAGCTTATGACTGCAAAAAATTTACCTCCAATCACACTTAGGAAGTTGccaagtggtaaatctttactAACAGCCAATGGAGAGACCTCAAAAG ATGGCTCAGGCATAACGTCAGTAAAGGATGTTACAAGTACCAGAACTCCTTCGGCAGAAAGGATGAGAGAACCTTTGCCATGCCAAGGAAGGAAAGAACTGATCAGCCTAGTACAGGAAGCAAGGGAGAGTCCAAATCATGAGGCATCAAGTATTTCAGCTCTTATGAGAAAGAGGGTTCCTGCCCCTCCCGTAAATGTTGATGGCAAGCTTTTCCATGTCACTCCGATGCCTATGCACTCAACTACCAGTGGTATTGGTGGTGGTCCATGCTTGATAAGAAGCAGAG GTCTTGGAAAACATAAAGAAGGCCCTTGTGCTGGAACAAAAGGCTTCAGGGCTCCAGAG GTTCTCTTCAGATCTCCACATCAAGGCCCCAAAATTGATATCTGGTCTGCCGGAGTCACGCTACTCTACTTGTTGATTGGCAGAACACCCTTCCTTGGTGAACCTGAACT GAACATCAAGGATATAGCAAAGCTGAGAGGCAGTGAAGATTTATGGGAAGTTGCCAAGCTACACGACCGTGAATCCTCATTTCCAGTG GAGCTCTATAGTACAGATTGTTTGCCCTCTATTAAACTAAAGGAGTGGTGTAGAATGAACACAAAGAGACCGGAGTTCTTTGAGCAAATCCCAAGACCCCTTTTCGATCTTGTGGATAAATGCTTGATGGTGAACCCTAGGGTTAGATTGAGTGCAGAGGAAGCGCTTAAACATGAGTTTTTCGCTCCATGCCATGAAGAACTGAGAAAGCACAGGCTTCAAAGGCAGGTATTATAG